The following are from one region of the Bradyrhizobium septentrionale genome:
- a CDS encoding SDR family NAD(P)-dependent oxidoreductase translates to MDINGKVALVTGGSGGIGEAITKALAAAGADVAVSYVAEAARAGELVEALRMAGRRSHAVQLDQRDPQSIDACVKAVAGHFGRIDILINNAAWNVGIPFKELDALTPEIWDRILETNLRGPFLLARGFASELRRHKAGRIVNIASIAGVAPGGSSIAYAVSKAALIHLTHCLAVTLSPEVTVNCVAPGLVEGTRMAERVPEAMRQMARAQSVLGRTGSVDDIAQLVVAYCRMDSVTGQTIVVDGGNPMAMH, encoded by the coding sequence ATGGATATCAACGGAAAAGTCGCATTGGTCACCGGCGGGTCGGGTGGAATTGGAGAGGCGATTACCAAGGCTCTCGCCGCCGCCGGTGCGGACGTTGCCGTTTCCTACGTAGCGGAAGCGGCGCGGGCGGGTGAATTGGTTGAGGCGCTGCGGATGGCTGGCCGGCGCAGCCATGCGGTCCAGCTTGATCAGCGGGATCCTCAATCGATCGATGCGTGCGTCAAAGCCGTGGCCGGCCATTTTGGCCGGATCGATATTCTGATCAACAACGCCGCGTGGAACGTCGGCATCCCGTTCAAGGAGCTCGACGCGCTAACGCCGGAGATCTGGGATCGGATTCTTGAAACGAATCTTCGCGGACCATTTCTGCTCGCACGGGGTTTTGCCTCTGAACTTCGGCGGCACAAGGCAGGTCGCATTGTCAATATCGCGTCAATTGCCGGGGTTGCACCAGGTGGCAGCAGTATCGCTTACGCGGTCAGCAAGGCGGCATTGATCCATCTTACGCATTGCCTGGCAGTTACATTGTCGCCCGAAGTGACCGTCAACTGTGTCGCCCCCGGCTTGGTCGAAGGAACGCGCATGGCCGAGCGCGTGCCCGAAGCAATGCGGCAGATGGCGCGCGCCCAGTCAGTGCTTGGACGAACCGGAAGCGTCGATGACATTGCCCAGCTCGTGGTGGCTTACTGCCGAATGGACAGCGTGACGGGACAAACGATTGTCGTGGACGGCGGAAATCCGATGGCTATGCATTAG
- the glyA gene encoding serine hydroxymethyltransferase yields the protein MPSFRNELSINDQEIAAALAGEERRQQDGVELIPSENYTYPEVLELLGSVFTNEYSEGYPGRRYYGGQQYTDNIENLARQRACSLFRAGHANVQPLSGSPMNQAVYLGLLNPGDTILAMDLSHGGHLTHGAPVSHMGRLFNFIRYKTAPSNGGAIDFDALRAMAREARPKMVLCGYSSYPRDLDYAAFKSIADEVGALTMADVSHYGGLVAADVMRNPLDAGFDVMTTTSHKSLRGPRGGIILCRKEHAGRIDASVFPGLQGGPHMNVVAGIAVTLRKAATADFQAYARQVLRNAKALAGALMERGMKLVTDGTDNHMMVVDTAASVGLDGRAAEDVLDAIAITTNKQVIPDDPRPPLRPSGVRLGTPAATTRGMGEAEMHRIGGFIAAALQANGDDTVVARLRSECTEMCRAFPVPGVVSASGPN from the coding sequence ATGCCGTCGTTTCGCAACGAACTGTCCATCAACGATCAAGAGATCGCCGCCGCCCTTGCGGGCGAAGAGCGCCGTCAGCAGGACGGCGTCGAACTGATTCCGTCCGAGAATTACACCTACCCGGAGGTGCTCGAACTGCTCGGATCGGTCTTCACCAATGAATATTCGGAAGGATATCCGGGACGCCGATACTACGGCGGCCAGCAGTATACGGACAACATCGAGAACCTCGCGCGGCAGCGGGCCTGCTCGCTGTTTCGTGCCGGGCACGCCAACGTTCAGCCGCTTTCCGGGTCACCGATGAATCAGGCCGTTTATCTCGGCCTACTGAATCCCGGCGACACCATTCTCGCCATGGACCTGTCCCATGGCGGTCATCTCACCCATGGCGCGCCGGTGTCCCACATGGGGCGCCTGTTCAACTTCATTCGCTACAAGACGGCGCCGTCAAACGGCGGCGCGATCGATTTCGACGCATTGCGCGCGATGGCGCGTGAAGCGCGCCCGAAGATGGTGTTGTGCGGCTACAGCTCCTATCCGCGCGACCTGGACTATGCGGCGTTCAAGAGCATTGCCGACGAGGTCGGCGCGCTGACGATGGCTGACGTGAGCCATTATGGCGGACTGGTTGCCGCTGACGTCATGCGCAATCCGCTTGATGCCGGCTTCGACGTCATGACGACGACATCCCACAAGTCGCTGCGCGGCCCCCGCGGCGGGATCATCCTGTGCCGGAAGGAACATGCCGGCCGGATCGATGCTTCGGTCTTTCCCGGTTTGCAGGGCGGACCTCACATGAACGTCGTGGCGGGGATTGCCGTGACGCTCAGGAAGGCGGCGACGGCGGATTTCCAGGCCTACGCACGGCAGGTCTTGCGCAACGCGAAGGCGCTTGCCGGCGCGCTGATGGAGCGCGGGATGAAGCTGGTCACCGACGGGACCGACAATCACATGATGGTCGTCGATACGGCAGCATCCGTCGGACTGGACGGGCGAGCGGCCGAGGACGTGCTCGATGCCATCGCCATCACCACGAACAAGCAAGTCATTCCGGACGATCCGCGCCCGCCGCTGCGGCCGAGCGGCGTTCGCCTTGGGACACCGGCGGCGACCACGCGCGGCATGGGAGAAGCCGAAATGCATCGTATCGGCGGGTTCATCGCGGCGGCGCTGCAGGCGAATGGAGACGATACGGTCGTCGCGCGCCTCAGGTCAGAATGCACCGAGATGTGCCGGGCTTTTCCTGTTCCGGGCGTGGTGTCCGCCTCCGGACCGAACTGA
- a CDS encoding efflux RND transporter permease subunit: protein MNLSAPFVRRPVGTTLLSLGLVVAGIIAFFKLPVSPLPDVDIPTIMVQATLPGASPADVAATVASPLERHLGQIASVTEMTSTSSLGSARITLQFDIERDINGAARDVQAAINAARADLPTNLRANPTYRKFNPASAPILIYTLTSDTLTPAELYDAASTVLAQKLSQVEGVGEVSVGGGSLPAVRVELIPPALYKYGIGLEDVRAALSSANAHSPKGGIDVGDQRYQIYANDQARKAADYRPLVVAYRNGAAVRLTDVGDVIDSVENVRTLGLSNGKPAVVMIVYRQPGANIIKMVDSVKGLMPQLKASVSNAIDITLAMDRSKTIRASLHDVEITLLIAVALVILVVFAFLRNARATLVPVVAVGVSLIATFAVMYMLGYTLDIFSLMALTVATGFVVDDAIVVLENITRHMDAGLSRLDATLVGTREVGFTVLSMSVSLIAVFVPILLMGGLVGRLFREFAMTITIAIVISLVVSLTTTPMMCAVLLRKEEGQPHGWIYRINERVLELMLGGYRATLGLALRHPLLVMLILGCTLYLNVHLYTVVPKGFVPQQDTGLLIGSIQADQSTSFQLMQQKLTQFIDIVKTDPAVDTAVGFTGGGGVGPGGGTNTGTVFASLKPMDQRKLRADKVIERLREPLATVAGATLFLQSIGDLGAGGRSGNAAYQYTLKGSTFEELNEWTPKLVAALQKEPTLADVNTDQQNKALQANLIIDRDAASRLGITVAQLDNTLYDAFGQRQVSTIFVARNQYHVIMEVAPRFSQDPQTLKEVYISTSGGSASGTQSTNAVAGTVASSSQKSSVSSVAANVVRNQATNSIGATGKGVASTGTAVSTSAETMIPLSSVARFEPGVTPLAVNHQDLLVASTISFNLAPGTSLSTATTTIENAMNAMHALGMPAGINGGFAGSAKIFQQALANELFLILAALATIYISLGMLYESYIHPLTILSTLPSAGVGAVAALMLSHTDFDIIGMIGVILLVGIVKKNAIMMIDFALDAERQRGLSSRDAIYEACLMRFRPIMMTTLAALFGAVPLMIGLGEGSELRQPLGIAIFGGLILSQILTLYTTPVVYLYLDRARLWSQRRRAARRARRAAAAPS, encoded by the coding sequence ATGAACCTCTCCGCACCCTTTGTCCGCCGGCCGGTCGGCACCACGCTGCTCTCGCTTGGGCTGGTGGTGGCGGGCATCATCGCGTTTTTCAAGCTGCCGGTGTCGCCGCTGCCGGATGTCGACATCCCGACCATCATGGTGCAGGCGACCTTGCCCGGCGCGAGCCCGGCCGATGTCGCCGCCACCGTGGCGAGCCCGCTCGAGCGGCACCTCGGCCAGATCGCCAGCGTCACCGAGATGACATCGACGTCTTCGCTCGGCTCGGCACGCATCACGCTGCAATTCGACATCGAGCGCGACATCAACGGCGCGGCCCGCGACGTGCAGGCGGCGATCAACGCGGCGCGCGCCGATTTGCCGACCAACCTGCGCGCCAACCCGACCTACCGCAAGTTCAACCCGGCCTCGGCGCCGATCCTGATCTACACGTTGACCTCGGATACGCTGACCCCGGCCGAGCTGTACGACGCCGCCTCCACCGTGCTCGCGCAAAAGCTGTCGCAGGTCGAGGGGGTCGGCGAGGTCTCGGTCGGCGGCGGCTCGCTGCCGGCGGTGCGGGTCGAGCTGATCCCGCCAGCGCTCTACAAATACGGCATCGGCCTCGAGGACGTCCGCGCCGCGCTCTCGAGCGCCAATGCGCACAGCCCGAAGGGCGGCATCGACGTCGGCGACCAGCGCTACCAGATCTACGCCAACGACCAGGCGAGGAAGGCGGCAGACTACAGGCCGCTGGTCGTCGCCTACCGCAACGGCGCGGCGGTGCGCCTGACCGACGTCGGCGATGTGATCGATTCGGTGGAGAACGTCCGCACGCTCGGCCTTTCCAACGGCAAGCCGGCGGTCGTGATGATCGTGTACCGGCAGCCGGGCGCCAACATCATCAAGATGGTCGACAGTGTGAAGGGGCTGATGCCGCAGCTCAAGGCCTCGGTCTCGAACGCGATCGACATCACGCTGGCGATGGACCGCTCCAAGACGATCCGGGCCTCGCTGCACGATGTCGAGATCACGCTCCTGATCGCCGTCGCGCTGGTGATCCTGGTCGTGTTCGCGTTCCTGCGCAACGCCCGCGCCACGCTGGTGCCTGTGGTGGCGGTCGGGGTGTCGCTGATTGCGACCTTCGCCGTGATGTACATGCTCGGCTACACGCTCGACATCTTCTCGCTGATGGCGCTGACGGTGGCGACCGGCTTCGTGGTCGATGACGCCATCGTGGTGCTGGAGAACATCACCCGCCACATGGATGCCGGACTGTCGCGACTGGACGCGACGCTGGTCGGCACCCGCGAGGTCGGCTTCACCGTGCTGTCGATGAGCGTATCGCTGATCGCGGTGTTCGTGCCGATTCTGTTGATGGGCGGCCTGGTCGGCCGCCTGTTCCGCGAATTCGCCATGACGATCACGATCGCGATCGTGATCTCGCTGGTGGTCTCGCTGACGACGACGCCGATGATGTGCGCCGTGCTGCTGCGCAAGGAGGAAGGCCAGCCGCATGGCTGGATCTACCGGATCAACGAGCGCGTCCTCGAGCTGATGTTGGGCGGCTACCGCGCGACGCTCGGCCTCGCGCTGCGCCATCCGCTGCTGGTGATGCTGATCCTGGGCTGCACGCTTTATTTGAACGTCCATCTCTACACGGTCGTGCCCAAGGGCTTCGTGCCGCAGCAGGACACCGGGCTCCTGATCGGCTCGATCCAGGCTGACCAGAGCACCTCGTTCCAGCTGATGCAGCAGAAGCTGACGCAGTTCATCGACATCGTCAAAACCGATCCGGCGGTCGATACCGCGGTCGGCTTCACCGGCGGCGGCGGCGTGGGCCCCGGCGGCGGCACCAATACCGGCACGGTGTTCGCCTCGCTGAAGCCGATGGACCAGCGCAAGCTGCGCGCCGACAAGGTGATCGAGCGGCTGCGCGAGCCGCTCGCGACGGTGGCGGGCGCCACCTTGTTCCTGCAATCGATCGGCGATCTCGGCGCCGGCGGCCGCTCCGGCAACGCCGCGTACCAGTACACGCTGAAGGGCTCGACCTTCGAGGAGCTGAACGAGTGGACGCCAAAGCTCGTCGCGGCGCTGCAGAAGGAGCCGACGCTGGCCGACGTCAACACCGACCAGCAGAACAAGGCGCTGCAGGCCAATCTGATCATCGATCGCGACGCCGCTTCGCGGCTCGGGATCACGGTCGCCCAGCTCGACAACACGCTGTATGACGCGTTCGGGCAGCGCCAGGTCTCGACCATCTTCGTCGCGCGCAACCAGTATCATGTGATCATGGAGGTCGCGCCGCGCTTCTCGCAGGACCCGCAGACCCTGAAGGAGGTCTATATCTCGACCTCGGGCGGATCGGCGAGCGGCACGCAGTCAACCAACGCGGTGGCCGGAACGGTGGCCTCGTCGTCGCAGAAGAGCTCGGTCAGCTCTGTCGCCGCCAATGTGGTGCGCAACCAGGCGACCAACTCGATCGGCGCCACCGGCAAGGGCGTCGCCTCGACCGGAACCGCGGTCTCGACCAGCGCGGAAACGATGATCCCGCTGTCCAGCGTCGCCCGCTTCGAGCCCGGCGTGACGCCGCTCGCCGTCAACCACCAGGATCTCCTGGTCGCCAGCACCATCTCGTTCAACCTGGCGCCAGGCACCTCGCTGAGCACGGCGACCACCACGATCGAGAACGCGATGAACGCGATGCACGCGCTCGGCATGCCGGCGGGCATCAATGGCGGGTTTGCCGGCTCCGCGAAGATCTTCCAGCAGGCGCTGGCGAACGAGCTGTTTCTCATTCTCGCCGCGCTGGCGACGATCTACATCTCGCTCGGCATGCTCTACGAGAGCTACATCCATCCGCTGACCATCCTCTCCACTTTGCCCTCGGCCGGCGTCGGCGCGGTGGCGGCGCTGATGCTGTCGCACACCGATTTCGACATCATCGGCATGATTGGGGTGATCCTCTTGGTCGGCATCGTCAAGAAGAACGCGATCATGATGATCGACTTCGCGCTCGACGCCGAGCGCCAGCGCGGCCTGTCGTCGCGCGACGCGATCTACGAGGCCTGCCTGATGCGGTTCCGCCCGATCATGATGACGACGCTCGCCGCTTTGTTCGGCGCGGTGCCGCTGATGATCGGCCTCGGCGAAGGCAGCGAGCTGCGCCAGCCGCTCGGCATCGCCATCTTCGGCGGCCTGATCCTGAGCCAGATCCTGACGCTCTACACCACCCCAGTGGTCTATCTCTATCTCGACCGCGCCAGGCTCTGGAGCCAGCGGCGGCGCGCCGCGCGGCGGGCACGGCGGGCAGCGGCAGCCCCATCCTGA
- a CDS encoding peroxiredoxin family protein encodes MTPAPEIAVSRWFNTSEPLTLAALRGRPVLLHAFQMLCPGCVAHGTPQTQRAFELFKHSDLQVIGLHTVFEHHAAMTEVSLEAFIHEYRLTFPIGVDEAGDGTPIPVTMQRYGMQGTPTSILIGRDGNIVHHGFGQQSDMALGAIIAAELAAARG; translated from the coding sequence GTGACTCCAGCTCCGGAAATCGCCGTGTCGCGCTGGTTCAACACCAGTGAACCCCTGACCTTGGCGGCGCTGCGCGGCCGCCCGGTCCTGCTGCACGCATTCCAGATGCTGTGCCCCGGCTGCGTCGCGCACGGCACGCCGCAGACCCAGCGCGCGTTCGAGCTGTTCAAGCATTCCGACTTGCAGGTGATCGGGCTGCACACCGTGTTCGAGCACCACGCGGCGATGACGGAGGTGTCGCTGGAGGCCTTCATCCACGAATACCGGCTGACCTTTCCGATCGGCGTCGACGAGGCCGGCGACGGCACGCCGATCCCCGTCACCATGCAGCGCTACGGCATGCAGGGAACGCCGACCAGCATCCTGATCGGCCGCGACGGCAACATCGTGCATCACGGCTTTGGGCAACAGAGCGACATGGCGCTCGGCGCGATCATCGCAGCCGAGCTCGCCGCGGCGCGCGGCTGA
- a CDS encoding aldehyde dehydrogenase — MKTYQLYINGQYVDPANGEWFDSIDPYRGEAWAKIPRGSAADADKAVKAANEAMWRGPWAKMTASARGKVMRKLGDLVAANTERLAEIEVRDNGKLMAEMLGQLRYHPEWWWYFGGLVDKLEGGLVPIDKADTFAYTTHEPVGVVAALTAWNSPLLFVAWKCAAALAAGCAVVVKPSEFTSASTLEFAALTKEAGIPDGIFNVVTGFGPEAGSALISHPGVAKITFTGSDTTGAKVYETAAKSLKRVSLELGGKSPNIVFEDADLTAAAAGAISGIFAATGQTCIAGSRLLVQSSIKDKFVARVLELAKSAKIGDPMKSDTNVGPITTPAQYKKVLDYIDIAKAEGARCLLGGKPATGEGIKGGQFVEPTIFTDVDNTMRIAREEVFGPVLSIISFDTEEDAIRIANDTIYGLAAGIWTKDLARAIRVPKQLRAGTVWVNTYRAISYMMPFGGMKFSGVGRESGIDAVREYQETKSVWISTATDVPANPFVMR, encoded by the coding sequence ATGAAGACCTATCAGCTCTATATCAATGGCCAGTATGTCGACCCCGCCAATGGCGAGTGGTTCGACAGCATCGATCCCTATCGCGGCGAGGCCTGGGCCAAGATTCCGCGCGGCTCGGCTGCCGATGCCGACAAGGCGGTGAAGGCCGCCAATGAGGCGATGTGGCGCGGCCCGTGGGCGAAGATGACCGCGTCGGCGCGCGGCAAGGTGATGCGCAAGCTCGGCGACCTCGTCGCCGCGAACACGGAACGTCTCGCCGAGATCGAGGTGCGCGACAACGGCAAGCTGATGGCCGAGATGCTCGGCCAGCTGCGCTACCATCCGGAATGGTGGTGGTATTTCGGCGGCCTCGTCGACAAGCTCGAGGGCGGCCTGGTGCCGATCGACAAGGCGGATACCTTCGCCTACACGACGCATGAGCCGGTCGGCGTCGTCGCGGCGCTCACCGCCTGGAACTCGCCGCTGCTGTTCGTCGCCTGGAAATGCGCCGCCGCGCTCGCCGCCGGTTGCGCCGTGGTGGTCAAACCATCGGAATTCACCTCGGCGAGTACGCTGGAGTTCGCGGCGCTGACCAAGGAAGCCGGAATTCCCGACGGCATCTTCAACGTGGTGACCGGCTTCGGGCCCGAGGCAGGCTCCGCACTGATCTCACATCCCGGCGTCGCAAAAATCACCTTCACCGGATCGGATACCACCGGCGCAAAAGTCTATGAGACTGCCGCCAAGAGCCTGAAGCGCGTCTCGCTCGAGCTCGGCGGCAAGTCGCCCAACATCGTGTTCGAAGATGCCGACCTGACCGCAGCTGCGGCCGGCGCGATCTCCGGCATCTTCGCCGCAACCGGCCAGACCTGCATCGCCGGCTCGCGCCTTCTGGTGCAGAGCTCGATCAAGGACAAGTTCGTCGCGCGGGTGCTGGAGCTGGCAAAGTCCGCCAAGATCGGCGATCCCATGAAATCCGACACCAATGTCGGCCCGATCACGACGCCGGCGCAGTACAAGAAGGTGCTCGACTACATCGACATCGCCAAGGCCGAGGGCGCGCGCTGCCTGCTCGGCGGCAAGCCGGCCACGGGCGAGGGCATCAAGGGCGGCCAGTTCGTCGAGCCGACGATTTTCACCGATGTCGACAACACCATGCGGATCGCGCGCGAGGAGGTGTTCGGGCCGGTGCTGTCGATCATCTCGTTCGACACCGAGGAAGACGCCATCCGGATCGCCAACGACACGATCTACGGCCTTGCCGCCGGCATCTGGACCAAGGATCTCGCGCGCGCCATCCGCGTGCCGAAGCAGCTGCGCGCCGGCACCGTGTGGGTCAACACCTACCGCGCCATCAGCTACATGATGCCGTTCGGCGGCATGAAGTTCTCCGGCGTCGGCCGCGAGAGCGGCATCGACGCGGTGCGCGAATATCAGGAGACCAAGAGCGTCTGGATCTCGACCGCGACGGACGTGCCGGCCAATCCATTCGTGATGCGATGA
- a CDS encoding enoyl-CoA hydratase/isomerase family protein translates to MPWIIERKHPHVAVVTMNTNKVNAQNPTFFADLHAAFDRLEAEFADCAVVLTGSGAVFTAGLDFDHHFPMFARQSIKEIDAWFDEYRATNLRLFTYPRPTVAAINGHAYAGGFITAIDCDHRIASEGPLQFALNEVPIGIPMPAVYCEIIKHAIGPRSAFELTLFGQVYDLAAATRLGVVQQTVAPDKLLDAAVVWAALVPPDCYTAYAFSKRALQATTMTAIDAAARLDRDLLSRAMSDLGSIRAHTRRYKELKGRDVTWPLPG, encoded by the coding sequence ATGCCCTGGATCATTGAACGCAAGCACCCGCACGTTGCCGTAGTGACAATGAACACCAACAAGGTCAATGCGCAGAATCCGACCTTCTTCGCCGACCTTCACGCAGCCTTCGACCGCCTGGAAGCCGAGTTCGCCGATTGCGCCGTCGTGTTGACCGGATCTGGCGCGGTGTTCACGGCAGGTCTCGACTTCGATCATCACTTCCCGATGTTCGCGCGCCAATCAATCAAGGAGATCGATGCTTGGTTCGACGAATATCGTGCGACGAACCTCCGTCTCTTCACGTATCCGAGGCCGACGGTAGCTGCGATCAACGGCCATGCCTATGCAGGTGGATTCATCACTGCGATCGATTGCGATCACCGGATCGCCAGCGAAGGTCCGCTGCAGTTCGCGCTGAACGAGGTCCCCATCGGCATTCCGATGCCGGCTGTCTACTGCGAGATCATCAAGCATGCGATCGGTCCTCGATCGGCTTTCGAATTGACGCTGTTTGGTCAGGTCTACGATCTCGCCGCGGCGACGCGACTGGGCGTCGTCCAGCAGACGGTCGCGCCGGACAAGTTGCTCGATGCGGCCGTCGTTTGGGCGGCGTTGGTACCGCCGGATTGCTACACGGCCTACGCGTTTTCGAAGCGCGCGCTGCAGGCGACCACAATGACGGCGATCGATGCCGCCGCGCGGCTCGACCGGGACCTGCTGTCGCGCGCCATGTCGGATCTCGGAAGCATTCGCGCCCACACCCGACGCTACAAGGAACTGAAGGGCAGGGACGTCACCTGGCCGCTGCCTGGCTAG
- a CDS encoding helix-turn-helix domain-containing protein produces the protein MLIKRRKLMTVGPIKTDKGEDSVFAHPSFYAEFAPRDDQAAFVDSIYILKDRGRLTESRISFASPLKELAFVFREGDSAGKVVFNEPSLNCRRKGRAFFGWIVGVKLKPNCPGTPSVHNPTIVACRDALARIVRDSPSCFDILDSVDLMLLALARKARPPSILGCDPLDAPHGRVSDLAGHIGKSVRTLQRRVRTSTGCPPKRFLAVQRFRRSVYEIAAGGDGLSGIASDLGFSDQAHLTREFRRHAGVTPGAFRQAWGRPRAQAVRFLQDAERSSRLVMAVWPLGTTTESG, from the coding sequence TTGCTGATCAAGCGTCGAAAACTGATGACCGTTGGTCCGATCAAAACGGACAAAGGCGAAGACAGCGTCTTCGCCCATCCCTCGTTCTACGCTGAATTCGCACCGCGCGACGATCAGGCCGCCTTTGTGGACTCGATCTATATCCTGAAAGACCGGGGCCGGCTGACGGAAAGCCGGATATCGTTCGCTTCCCCGCTCAAGGAGCTTGCCTTCGTATTCCGGGAAGGCGATTCGGCCGGCAAAGTGGTCTTCAACGAGCCGAGCCTCAATTGCAGAAGAAAAGGAAGGGCGTTCTTCGGTTGGATCGTCGGCGTCAAGTTGAAACCGAATTGCCCGGGAACGCCGAGCGTCCACAATCCGACGATCGTCGCGTGTCGCGATGCGCTGGCGCGAATCGTCCGGGACAGTCCATCGTGCTTTGACATCCTCGACAGCGTGGATCTGATGTTACTCGCGCTCGCGCGGAAGGCGAGGCCCCCCTCGATCCTGGGGTGCGACCCGCTGGATGCGCCGCATGGCCGGGTGAGCGACCTGGCGGGCCATATCGGTAAATCGGTCCGGACGCTGCAGAGGCGAGTGCGAACGTCGACCGGTTGCCCGCCCAAGCGTTTTCTTGCCGTGCAGCGGTTCCGTCGCTCGGTCTACGAAATCGCGGCGGGAGGCGATGGTCTGTCGGGGATTGCATCTGATCTCGGATTTTCCGATCAGGCCCACCTCACCAGAGAGTTTCGGCGACACGCCGGTGTCACGCCCGGGGCGTTCCGGCAGGCGTGGGGCAGGCCCCGTGCGCAGGCTGTCCGATTTCTTCAAGACGCCGAACGATCCTCGCGTCTAGTGATGGCGGTGTGGCCACTCGGGACCACGACCGAATCCGGTTGA
- a CDS encoding amidohydrolase family protein, whose amino-acid sequence MIIDAWMQHPNPAWIGDPMFESLRRWRPGKWSETAPPIGDTLAEMDRAGVSMGMLCGWHGPGGPMISNDEVAQHCQAHPDRFVGIASVDLFRPMDAVRELRLRVKRDGFKGLRILPWVWGLPPDDRRYYPLFAECCELDIPFCTQVGHAGPLRESEPGRPIPYLDRVALEFPELRILGGHIGVPWLGEMLSLVMKYPNVFIDTSAYKVSRYPSDLVGYMRGNKRHRVLFGSNHPFWPAGECLAGLDDLQLGVDARSAFLTDNAWRLFKLA is encoded by the coding sequence ATGATCATCGACGCCTGGATGCAGCATCCGAATCCCGCTTGGATCGGGGATCCGATGTTCGAGTCGTTGCGTCGGTGGAGACCCGGCAAATGGTCGGAAACGGCGCCCCCTATCGGAGACACGCTTGCCGAGATGGATCGTGCAGGCGTTTCTATGGGCATGCTCTGTGGCTGGCACGGTCCGGGCGGGCCGATGATCAGTAACGACGAGGTCGCCCAACACTGCCAGGCTCACCCTGACCGCTTCGTTGGAATCGCTTCGGTCGATCTCTTCCGCCCGATGGACGCGGTACGAGAGTTGAGGCTGCGCGTGAAGAGAGACGGCTTTAAGGGACTACGTATTCTGCCCTGGGTGTGGGGGCTGCCGCCGGACGATCGCCGGTACTATCCTCTGTTCGCGGAGTGCTGCGAACTCGATATCCCGTTCTGCACGCAGGTCGGACACGCGGGGCCTCTGCGCGAATCCGAACCGGGGCGTCCCATTCCCTATCTCGATCGTGTCGCGCTCGAATTTCCCGAGCTTCGCATTCTCGGCGGCCATATCGGCGTCCCGTGGCTCGGCGAGATGTTATCGCTGGTCATGAAGTACCCGAACGTCTTCATCGACACATCGGCCTACAAGGTCAGCCGCTACCCGTCCGATCTCGTCGGGTATATGCGCGGCAACAAAAGGCATCGGGTTCTCTTCGGATCCAACCATCCCTTCTGGCCCGCAGGTGAGTGCCTCGCCGGTCTCGACGACCTCCAACTCGGCGTCGACGCCCGTTCGGCATTCTTGACCGACAACGCGTGGCGTCTGTTCAAGCTTGCCTGA